AGGCCGAGGCCCATGCCGACCGCGGCGAGCGCGAAGCCGAGGTGCCAGTTGACCTTCTCGCCGACGGTGCCGACGACGAAGGGCGCCACGAACGCACCGAGGTTGATGCCGATGTAGAAGAGCGTGAAGCCACCGTCACGGCGCGGGTCGTCCGGGCCGTCGTAGAGGTGGCCCACCATCGTGGAGATGTTGGCCTTCAGCAGACCGGAGCCGGCCGCGACCAGCGCCAGACCCGCGAAGAACGCGGCCTGGCCCGGGATCGCCAGCGAGGCGTGACCGGCCATGATGACGAAACCGGCGATGGCGACCGTCTTGCGGGCGCCCCAGACGCGGTCGCCGAACCAGCCGCCCGGCATGGCCATCAGGTAGACCATCGACACGTACACGGAGTAGATCGCCGTGGCCGTGGCGGCCGTCATGGCGAGGCCGCCACCCTGGCTGCCCGTGGCGGCGTCGGCGCCACCGGAGACCAGGTAGAGGACCAGGAGGGCCCGCATGCCGTAGTAGGAGAAGCGCTCCCACATCTCGGTCATGAAGAGGGTGGCCAGACCACGGGGGTGGCCGAAGAAGGTCTTCTCGGAACCGGGGGTTCCGGCGGAAGCCGTCGTCAGGCTGGACGCCATGTCGATCCTTGCTCTGTCGGGACGCGCGCTTCGTGAGCGTGGTGCGCCCGGTGGGGGAGGCCGGCACCGGCGAGGCGCGGTCGCACCTCCCCGGGATCCACGCCCTGACGCGTCATCGCGCCCAGGACCCGGCCCACAGGTCGTTCACTGTTCCCAAGGCTGCCGAGGCGATCCTTGTGCAGAAAAGAGACCCTTGGCGCACGAACACGGCCAAAGGTCCCCGATTACCGCTACAGAACTCTCGCCACCATACGACATGACAGTGTCGGATATGGAAGGACTTGAGAGATGGATCACAGGCGACTGCGGAACCAACTTCCTTCATTCGAAGGTCATCAGCAGGTTACGCGCCAAGATCCAGAGGCGTGACCCACGGCCGGTGGATCACGCCCCGGCACCGCCGCCGTGCGGACTACCATCACCCCATGACCCGTGTACTGCTCGCCGAGGACGACGCCTCCATCTCGGAACCGCTGGCCCGCGCCCTGCGGCGGGAGGGCTACGAGGTCGAGGTCAGGGAGGACGGTCCGACCGCGCTCGACGCCGGACTCCAGGGCGGGGTGGACCTGGTCGTGCTCGACCTGGGCCTGCCCGGCATGGACGGCCTGGAGGTCGCCCGCCGGCTGCGCGCCGAGGGCCACACGGTGCCGATCCTGGTCCTGACCGCCCGCGCCGACGAGGTCGACACGGTCGTCGGCCTCGACGCCGGCGCCGACGACTACGTCACCAAGCCCTTCCGGCTCGCCGAACTGCTGGCCCGGGTCCGGGCCCTGCTCCGGCGCGGCGCCACCGAGCCGGCCGTCGCCCCCACCACCCACGGGGTGCGGATCGACGTCGAGTCGCACCGCGCCTGGATGGGCGACGAGGAGCTCCAGCTCACCGCCAAGGAGTTCGACCTGCTGCGGGTGCTGGTCCGCGACGCCGGCCGGGTGGTCACCCGCGACCAGCTGATGCGCGAGGTCTGGGACACCACCTGGTGGTCCTCCACCAAGACCCTCGACATGCACATCTCCTGGCTCCGCAAGAAGCTCGGCGACGACGCGGCCAACCCCCGCTACATCGCCACGGTCCGGGGCGTCGGCTTCCGCTTCGAGAAGAGCTAGGCACCCGACTCCGTGCGCCGCCGCCTGATCAACTCCACGCTCGCCGTGGTGCTCGTCGTGATCGCCGTCTTCGGGGTCTCCCTGGTGATCGTCGAGTCCCGCACCATCTCCAACAGCGCCCAGGAGAGCGTGGACTCCGAGGCGCTGCGGATCGTCTCCATCGTCGACAGCCGGCTGATCGGCGGGGAGCCGGTCAACCCGGACATCCTGGCCGAGCAGAGCGGCGCCAAGCGCTACGCCCGGATCACCATCCCCGGCCGCGACCCCATCGAGATCGGCACCCGCCCGAGCGGCCAGGTCATCCACGGCCTGGCCGAGGGCGAGCGCGGCGAGACGGTCACCGTCGAGGAGGCCCGCTCGGTCGTCACCGACGAGGTCGCCCGCACCCTGATGATCATCGCGGGCGTGGCGCTGCTGTGCGTGGTGGCGGCGGTGCTGCTCGCCGTGCGGCAGGCGAACAAGCTGGCCTCGCCGCTCACGGACCTCGCCGAGACCGCCGAGCGGCTCGGCTCCGGCGACCCGCGCCCCCGGCACAAGCGGTACGGGGTGCCCGAGCTGGACCGGGTCGCGGACGTCCTGGACAACTCCGCCGAGCGGATCGCCCGGATGCTGACCGCCGAGCGCCGGCTCGCCGCCGACGCCTCCCACCAGCTCCGGACGCCGCTGACGGCCCTCTCCATGCGCCTGGAGGAGGTCGCCATGGCCGACGACCTCGACACGGTCCGGGAGGAGGCGACGATCGCGCTCACCCAGGTCGAGCGGCTGACCGACGTGGTCGAGCGGCTGCTCACCAACTCGCGCGACCCCCGTACGGGCTCCGCCGTCGCCTTCGACCTGGACGAGGTCATCAAGCAGCAGATCGCGGAGTGGCGCCCCGCCTACCGCAGCGCGGGCCGGGCCATCGTCCACTCCGGCAAGCAGCACATGCGGGCCGTGGGCACCCCGGGCGCGGTCGCCCAGGTTCTGGCGGCGCTCATCGAGAACTCGCTCATGCACGGCGGCGGCACGGTCGCGCTGCGCACCCGGGTCACCGGCAACCAGTCCGTGATCGAGGTCACCGACGAGGGACCGGGCGTCCCCGCCGAGCTCGGGGCGCGGATCTTCGAGCGGGCGGTCAGCGGGCGCAGCTCCACGGGCATCGGCCTCGCGGTCGCCCGGGACCTCGCCGAGGCCGACGGCGGGCGTCTGGAGCTGCTGCAGCAGCAGCCGCCGGTCTTCGCCCTCTTCCTCAGCCGCGAGGTCCGCAGCCGGTCGGAGCAGGACGAGGAGCGCCCGGTCCGCTGAGCGGAGCCGGGCGCGGGTGCGTATCGGGGCGGGCGGGAACGGGCGGGATCAGACCCGGTCGGGCTGCTTGCGCGAGCCCTGGCGGGGGGCCTGCTCCAGGAACGATTCGGCGGTCTGGACCGCCTCCTTCGCGGGCAGCGCCTTGAAGACCCAGGTCCGGTACGACCAGAAGCGGAACAGCGTCGCGACGCCGATGCCGAAGAACTTGAAGAAGTTGCTCGCGAGCGGGGTGTCCCAGCCGAAGCCGTACGTCGCGGCGTAGAGCACGCCGTTCTCGATCACCATGCCGACCAGGCTGAACAGCAGGAACAGGGTCAGTTCCTTGGTCCGCCCGGACTTGTCGCGGTCGCGGTACGTGAAGTAGCGGAACCCCACGTAGTTGAAGGCGATCGCCACGACCGTGGCGATGATGCTCGCCCGGACCACCGGGAGCTCGGTGAGGTGGCGGACCAGGTTGAAGACGGCCAGGTTCACCAGGACGCCCAGTCCGCCGACCACGCCGAACTTGGCTACCTCGCGGACGAGCCGGTCCACTCGCATGCGCAGCGCGCCGGGTTCACTCATCGTGATGGCTCTGTCCCGTCCGTCTCGGATGTGTTCCGGCCGACGCCCGGACGGCGTCAACCAAACCATGCTAACCAGCCCTCCTGTCACCCGCCTGTGTTGCTCGCGATCTGTAGGCGAACCCACTCCGGGCTGTGACAAAACACAGCCGGACGAGTGTCCGGAACTTGTGCGGATACCCTAAGAGGGTGACGTTCCCGGTAGTCGGCATGGTCGGTGGCGGTCAGCTCGCCCGTATGACCCACGAGGCGGGCATCCCCCTCGGCATCAAGTTCAAGCTGCTCAGTGACACC
The DNA window shown above is from Streptomyces showdoensis and carries:
- a CDS encoding response regulator transcription factor, whose translation is MTRVLLAEDDASISEPLARALRREGYEVEVREDGPTALDAGLQGGVDLVVLDLGLPGMDGLEVARRLRAEGHTVPILVLTARADEVDTVVGLDAGADDYVTKPFRLAELLARVRALLRRGATEPAVAPTTHGVRIDVESHRAWMGDEELQLTAKEFDLLRVLVRDAGRVVTRDQLMREVWDTTWWSSTKTLDMHISWLRKKLGDDAANPRYIATVRGVGFRFEKS
- a CDS encoding ATP-binding protein — encoded protein: MRRRLINSTLAVVLVVIAVFGVSLVIVESRTISNSAQESVDSEALRIVSIVDSRLIGGEPVNPDILAEQSGAKRYARITIPGRDPIEIGTRPSGQVIHGLAEGERGETVTVEEARSVVTDEVARTLMIIAGVALLCVVAAVLLAVRQANKLASPLTDLAETAERLGSGDPRPRHKRYGVPELDRVADVLDNSAERIARMLTAERRLAADASHQLRTPLTALSMRLEEVAMADDLDTVREEATIALTQVERLTDVVERLLTNSRDPRTGSAVAFDLDEVIKQQIAEWRPAYRSAGRAIVHSGKQHMRAVGTPGAVAQVLAALIENSLMHGGGTVALRTRVTGNQSVIEVTDEGPGVPAELGARIFERAVSGRSSTGIGLAVARDLAEADGGRLELLQQQPPVFALFLSREVRSRSEQDEERPVR
- a CDS encoding GtrA family protein, encoding MSEPGALRMRVDRLVREVAKFGVVGGLGVLVNLAVFNLVRHLTELPVVRASIIATVVAIAFNYVGFRYFTYRDRDKSGRTKELTLFLLFSLVGMVIENGVLYAATYGFGWDTPLASNFFKFFGIGVATLFRFWSYRTWVFKALPAKEAVQTAESFLEQAPRQGSRKQPDRV